The following are encoded in a window of Arthrobacter antioxidans genomic DNA:
- a CDS encoding alpha/beta hydrolase, protein MDGDPLMASHPPGPPRTGRLGRLVAGASGAGLFIALVLAAAPFIPATESGVTGALLLGFASGWALVAVLSVRFSDQPQRWTAVPAVFMGLGGLLLVLFGDPMREVLAWLWPPALLALMMWAAVRIRRQLRSRAVRALLYPVIVLLVLASLTGGYETVRGAVRAGSTPGQGRLIDVGGHRLYLHCTGSGGPTVVIEPGAGLTSSDLAPISPAVARETRVCVYDRAGRGWSDPSDVPQDGARIAADLHTLLRRGDEPGPYVLAGHSFGGLYALTFAARYPEEVAGLVLIDSTAPAADPTPGPPPAADPDDTMQRISALVVAGGRLGLGRLLGVASADHLQSTVDEYLLAGFSVDQAAALRTFDDKPLVVLSAGRGARPGWAASQDALAALSSNSLHRVVGGATHGSLIDDDHDAAETARAILDAVSAVRERDARP, encoded by the coding sequence ATGGACGGAGATCCCCTGATGGCCTCGCACCCTCCCGGTCCACCACGGACGGGGCGCCTCGGCCGCCTGGTGGCCGGCGCGTCGGGTGCGGGTCTCTTCATCGCCCTGGTGCTGGCGGCCGCTCCCTTCATCCCGGCGACGGAAAGCGGCGTGACGGGAGCCCTGCTGCTGGGCTTCGCGTCCGGGTGGGCTCTGGTGGCCGTCCTGTCGGTGAGATTCTCCGACCAGCCGCAGCGGTGGACCGCGGTCCCGGCGGTGTTCATGGGCCTGGGCGGTCTGCTCCTGGTCCTGTTCGGAGACCCGATGCGGGAGGTGCTCGCCTGGCTGTGGCCCCCTGCCCTGCTGGCGCTCATGATGTGGGCGGCCGTGAGGATCCGCCGGCAGCTCCGGAGCAGGGCTGTTCGGGCGCTGCTCTACCCCGTGATCGTGCTGCTGGTCCTCGCGTCACTGACCGGCGGGTACGAGACCGTGCGGGGCGCCGTTCGCGCAGGGAGCACCCCCGGGCAGGGCCGGCTGATCGACGTCGGCGGTCACCGCCTGTACCTGCACTGCACCGGGTCCGGTGGGCCCACCGTGGTGATCGAACCGGGCGCGGGCCTGACGTCGTCGGACCTGGCCCCGATCTCCCCCGCCGTGGCCCGCGAGACCCGGGTCTGCGTCTACGACCGGGCGGGGCGGGGGTGGAGCGACCCCTCCGACGTCCCGCAGGACGGCGCGCGGATCGCCGCCGACCTGCATACGCTGCTGCGGCGCGGCGACGAGCCCGGGCCCTACGTGCTGGCAGGCCATTCCTTCGGGGGCCTGTACGCCCTCACCTTCGCCGCCCGGTACCCCGAGGAGGTGGCCGGGCTGGTGCTGATCGATTCGACCGCGCCGGCAGCGGACCCGACGCCCGGCCCTCCTCCCGCGGCGGATCCCGATGACACGATGCAGCGGATCTCCGCGCTCGTCGTCGCCGGAGGACGGCTCGGCCTCGGCCGGCTCCTCGGAGTGGCGTCGGCCGACCACCTGCAGAGCACCGTCGACGAGTACCTCCTCGCCGGGTTCTCGGTGGATCAGGCTGCAGCCCTGCGGACCTTCGATGACAAGCCCCTGGTCGTGCTGTCCGCGGGCAGAGGGGCGAGGCCGGGGTGGGCGGCCTCGCAGGACGCCCTCGCCGCGCTGTCGAGCAACTCGCTGCACCGCGTCGTCGGCGGGGCGACGCACGGCTCGCTGATCGACGACGACCACGACGCCGCGGAGACCGCTCGGGCGATCCTCGACGCCGTCTCCGCGGTCCGCGAGCGCGACGCTAGGCCTTGA
- a CDS encoding ATP-binding cassette domain-containing protein: protein MSTTTTDVEHAAAHAADSHDLIRVRGARENNLKDITIELPKRRLSVFTGVSGSGKSSLVFGTIAAESQRMINETYSAFLQGFMPTLARPDVDVLEGLTTAIIVDQERMGANPRSTVGTATDVNAMLRIVFSRLGQPQIGSPQAFSFNVASISGAGAVTMERGGTTVKERRSFTVTGGMCPRCEGMGSVTDVDLTQLYDDSKSLTGGALTIPGYSMEGWYGRIYGGCGFFDADKPIREFTERELKDLLYKEPTKIKVDGINITYEGLVPKIQKSMLSKDRESMQPHIRAFVDRAITFTRCPACHGTRLSEAARSSKIGGISIADACALQISDLAAWVRGLDEPSVAPLLSALGETLDSFVEIGLGYLSLDRPSGTLSGGESQRTKMIRHLGSSLTDVTYVFDEPTIGLHPHDIQRMNDLLLRLRDKGNTVLVVEHKPEMIAIADHVVDLGPGAGTAGGSVCFEGSLEGLRRSGTLTGRHLDDRAALKSAVRPRHGVLEIRGATAHNVRDVDVDIPLGVLCVVTGVAGSGKSTLIHGSVSGRDGVVAVDQAAIKGSRRSNPATYTGMLEPIRKAFAKANGVKPALFSANSAGACPTCNGAGVIFTDLAMMAGVATTCEVCDGKRFLAEVLEYTLGGKDISEVLSMPVSDAAAFFGAGASKVPAAAAILHRLSDVGLGYLSLGQPLTTLSGGERQRLKLATHMGEKGGILVLDEPTAGLHLADVENLLGLLDRLVDAGKSVIVIEHHQAVMAHADWIIDLGPGAGHDGGTIVFEGTPADLVAARPTLTGRHLAEYVKA, encoded by the coding sequence ACCACGACCGACGTCGAGCATGCTGCTGCGCATGCGGCGGACAGCCACGACCTCATCCGGGTCCGCGGTGCTCGGGAGAACAACCTGAAGGACATCACGATCGAGCTCCCGAAGCGGCGGCTCTCGGTCTTCACCGGGGTGTCCGGCTCCGGCAAGAGCTCCCTGGTGTTCGGGACCATCGCGGCCGAGTCGCAGCGGATGATCAACGAGACGTACAGCGCGTTCCTGCAGGGCTTCATGCCCACGCTCGCCCGGCCCGACGTCGACGTGCTCGAGGGCCTGACCACGGCGATCATCGTCGACCAGGAGCGCATGGGTGCCAATCCCCGGTCCACGGTGGGGACCGCCACCGACGTCAATGCCATGCTGCGCATCGTGTTCTCCCGGCTGGGACAGCCGCAGATCGGCTCACCGCAGGCCTTCTCCTTCAACGTCGCCTCCATCAGCGGGGCCGGCGCCGTCACGATGGAACGTGGCGGCACCACCGTCAAGGAGCGCCGCAGCTTCACCGTGACCGGGGGGATGTGCCCGCGCTGCGAGGGGATGGGATCCGTGACGGACGTGGACCTCACCCAGCTCTACGACGACAGCAAGTCCCTCACCGGGGGAGCACTGACCATCCCCGGGTACAGCATGGAGGGCTGGTACGGGAGGATCTACGGCGGCTGCGGATTCTTCGACGCGGACAAGCCCATCCGCGAGTTCACCGAGCGCGAGTTGAAGGACCTGCTCTACAAGGAACCGACCAAGATCAAGGTCGACGGCATCAACATCACGTACGAGGGCCTGGTCCCGAAGATCCAGAAGTCGATGCTGTCCAAGGACCGTGAGTCCATGCAGCCGCACATCCGCGCGTTCGTGGACCGTGCCATCACCTTCACCCGGTGCCCGGCGTGCCACGGCACCCGGCTGAGCGAGGCCGCCCGATCCTCGAAGATCGGCGGGATCAGCATCGCCGATGCGTGCGCCCTCCAGATCAGCGACCTCGCCGCCTGGGTGCGGGGGCTCGACGAACCGTCGGTCGCGCCGCTGCTGTCGGCGCTGGGGGAGACCCTCGACTCCTTCGTGGAGATCGGGCTCGGCTACCTCAGCCTCGACCGACCGTCCGGCACGCTCTCCGGGGGCGAGTCCCAGCGGACCAAGATGATCCGTCATCTCGGGTCCTCGCTCACGGACGTCACGTACGTCTTCGACGAGCCGACGATCGGCCTGCACCCGCACGACATCCAGCGGATGAACGACCTGCTGCTGCGCCTGCGGGACAAGGGCAACACGGTGCTGGTGGTCGAGCACAAGCCCGAGATGATCGCGATCGCCGACCACGTCGTCGACCTCGGCCCGGGCGCCGGCACGGCCGGAGGGAGCGTCTGCTTCGAGGGGTCCCTGGAGGGTCTGCGCCGCAGCGGCACCCTCACGGGGCGCCACCTCGACGACCGCGCCGCGCTGAAGTCCGCGGTGAGGCCGCGGCACGGCGTGCTGGAGATCCGCGGGGCGACGGCGCACAACGTGCGCGACGTCGACGTCGACATCCCGCTGGGCGTCCTGTGCGTCGTCACGGGAGTGGCGGGATCCGGCAAGAGCACGCTCATCCACGGCTCGGTCTCCGGGCGGGACGGCGTGGTCGCCGTGGACCAGGCGGCCATCAAGGGCTCGCGCCGCAGCAACCCGGCCACGTACACCGGGATGCTCGAGCCCATCCGCAAGGCGTTCGCCAAGGCCAACGGCGTGAAGCCTGCCCTGTTCAGTGCCAACTCCGCGGGCGCATGCCCCACCTGCAACGGCGCGGGGGTCATCTTCACGGACCTCGCCATGATGGCGGGCGTCGCGACGACCTGCGAGGTCTGCGACGGCAAGCGGTTCCTGGCCGAAGTACTCGAATACACGCTGGGCGGCAAGGACATCAGCGAGGTCCTGTCGATGCCTGTCTCCGACGCCGCCGCGTTCTTCGGGGCCGGCGCGTCGAAGGTGCCCGCCGCCGCGGCGATCCTCCACCGGCTGTCCGACGTCGGGCTGGGGTACCTGAGCCTCGGACAGCCGCTGACCACGCTGTCGGGCGGCGAGCGCCAGCGCCTGAAGCTCGCCACCCACATGGGCGAGAAGGGCGGCATCCTGGTCCTGGACGAGCCCACCGCGGGGCTGCACCTCGCCGACGTCGAGAACCTGCTGGGCCTGCTGGACCGCCTGGTGGACGCCGGGAAGTCCGTCATCGTCATCGAGCACCACCAGGCCGTCATGGCGCACGCGGACTGGATCATCGACCTGGGCCCGGGGGCCGGCCACGACGGCGGCACGATCGTCTTCGAGGGCACGCCGGCCGACCTCGTCGCCGCCCGGCCGACCCTCACCGGGCGGCACCTGGCGGAGTACGTCAAGGCCTAG